Proteins co-encoded in one Oncorhynchus kisutch isolate 150728-3 linkage group LG1, Okis_V2, whole genome shotgun sequence genomic window:
- the slc2a9l1 gene encoding solute carrier family 2 member 9, like 1 isoform X2 encodes METLLWHLTRGNALVFIIILGIGGSFQNGFHVTVISSPSPYIWSFINSSWIGRYEETPPPQTVKLLWSAIVSLYAVGGLLGSMSVRCIAGRFGRKRAMIWNNVVNIVAAVIMFTSRGANSFEMILIARFLFGFNAGLGVNIHAIYLGESSPKKIRGMVTLTSATFLSIGKLSGQFVGLREILGREDSWNILLCVSTCFSVVQLLTLPFFPEAPRYLLIEKGNAEACKKALQSLWGRGEYKLEMTEMVVEQAAIKGETSKTLLELLRDRSVRWQLITMVVVYGCIQFSGITAISVFSFDIFKEAGIPLDKIRYVTLGVGVSEVLTSITCGLLIESVGRRALLWGGFGAMSAIMILITITLNLKDYSFWIPYSTVGLIFLFVIFYGGGPAGVLPSLTHEIFIQSCRPAAFVFTGILRWLGFSVLGLVFPFLIELLKSVSFVLFACMGLLASFYIFFYLPETKGKTLLEISEEFKNITLCENPLSVDKTLETRL; translated from the exons ATGGAGACTTTGTTGTGGCACCTG ACCCGTGGTAATGCTCTAGTCTTCATAATCATTTTGGGTATTGGCGGATCTTTTCAAAATGGGTTCCATGTTACTGTCATCAGTTCCCCTTCACCA TACATCTGGAGCTTCATCAATAGCAGTTGGATTGGGCGATATGAAGAAACCCCACCGCCACAGACAGTCAAACTCCTCTGGTCAGCTATAGTGTCTCTGTACGCTGTGGGGGGTCTCCTGGGCTCGATGAGTGTCAGGTGCATTGCTGGGAGGTTTGGCAG GAAGAGAGCCATGATATGGAACAATGTTGTCAACATTGTTGCTGCAGTGATCATGTTCACCAGTAGGGGGGCAAACTCCTTTGAGATGATCCTGATTGCTCGGTTTCTGTTTGGATTCAATGCAG GTTTAGGAGTGAATATCCATGCAATATACCTGGGTGAGAGTTCACCCAAAAAGATAAGGGGCATGGTAACACTAACATCTGCTACCTTCCTCTCCATTGGTAAACTGTCAGGACAATTTGTTGGACTAAG GGAGATTCTTGGTCGTGAGGATAGCTGGAACATCCTACTGTGTGTTTCAACATGTTTCTCAGTGGTACAGCTGCTAACACTGCCCTTCTTCCCTGAGGCCCCAAGATACTTATTGATAGAAAAGGGCAATGCAGAGGCATGCAAAAAAG ctctgCAGAGTCTGTGGGGCAGGGGTGAGTACAAGCTGGAGATGACGGAGATGGTGGTGGAGCAGGCTGCCATAAAAGGCGAGACCTCGAAGACTCTCCTGGAGCTGCTGAGAGACAGGAGCGTACGATGGCAGCTCATCACCATGGTGGTGGTGTACGGCTGCATCCAGTTCTCTGGCATCACCGCA ATCAGTGTGTTCTCCTTTGACATCTTCAAGGAGGCAGGCATCCCCCTGGATAAGATCCGCTATGTGactctgggtgttggagtgtctGAGGTCCTCACCTCCATCACCTGT GGCCTGCTGATCGAGAGTGTGGGGAGGAGAGCGCTACTCTGGGGGGGCTTTGGGGCCATGTCTGCCATCATGATATTAATCACCATCACTCTCAATCTAAAG GATTACAGCTTCTGGATTCCATACAGCACTGTTGGCTTGATATTCCTCTTTGTCATTTTTTATGGAGGAGGACCAG CTGGAGTGTTGCCGTCTCTCACACATGAGATCTTTATCCAATCGTGCCGGCCTGCAGCGTTTGTGTTTACTGGGATCCTGCGTTGGCTTGGCTTTTCCGTGCTGGGACTAGTTTTCCCTTTTCTTATC GAGCTGCTAAAATCAGTCAGCTTCGTGCTGTTTGCCTGCATGGGTCTGTTGGCGTCATTTTACATCTTCTTCTACCTGCCGGAGACCAAGGGGAAAACCCTCCTGGAGATCTCAGAGGAGTTTAAAAACATCACACTGTGTGAAAACCCCCTCTCAGTTGACAAGACCCTGGAGACAAGGTTATGA
- the slc2a9l1 gene encoding solute carrier family 2 member 9, like 1 isoform X3 codes for MSVRCIAGRFGRKRAMIWNNVVNIVAAVIMFTSRGANSFEMILIARFLFGFNAGLGVNIHAIYLGESSPKKIRGMVTLTSATFLSIGKLSGQFVGLREILGREDSWNILLCVSTCFSVVQLLTLPFFPEAPRYLLIEKGNAEACKKALQSLWGRGEYKLEMTEMVVEQAAIKGETSKTLLELLRDRSVRWQLITMVVVYGCIQFSGITAISVFSFDIFKEAGIPLDKIRYVTLGVGVSEVLTSITCGLLIESVGRRALLWGGFGAMSAIMILITITLNLKDYSFWIPYSTVGLIFLFVIFYGGGPAGVLPSLTHEIFIQSCRPAAFVFTGILRWLGFSVLGLVFPFLIELLKSVSFVLFACMGLLASFYIFFYLPETKGKTLLEISEEFKNITLCENPLSVDKTLETRL; via the exons ATGAGTGTCAGGTGCATTGCTGGGAGGTTTGGCAG GAAGAGAGCCATGATATGGAACAATGTTGTCAACATTGTTGCTGCAGTGATCATGTTCACCAGTAGGGGGGCAAACTCCTTTGAGATGATCCTGATTGCTCGGTTTCTGTTTGGATTCAATGCAG GTTTAGGAGTGAATATCCATGCAATATACCTGGGTGAGAGTTCACCCAAAAAGATAAGGGGCATGGTAACACTAACATCTGCTACCTTCCTCTCCATTGGTAAACTGTCAGGACAATTTGTTGGACTAAG GGAGATTCTTGGTCGTGAGGATAGCTGGAACATCCTACTGTGTGTTTCAACATGTTTCTCAGTGGTACAGCTGCTAACACTGCCCTTCTTCCCTGAGGCCCCAAGATACTTATTGATAGAAAAGGGCAATGCAGAGGCATGCAAAAAAG ctctgCAGAGTCTGTGGGGCAGGGGTGAGTACAAGCTGGAGATGACGGAGATGGTGGTGGAGCAGGCTGCCATAAAAGGCGAGACCTCGAAGACTCTCCTGGAGCTGCTGAGAGACAGGAGCGTACGATGGCAGCTCATCACCATGGTGGTGGTGTACGGCTGCATCCAGTTCTCTGGCATCACCGCA ATCAGTGTGTTCTCCTTTGACATCTTCAAGGAGGCAGGCATCCCCCTGGATAAGATCCGCTATGTGactctgggtgttggagtgtctGAGGTCCTCACCTCCATCACCTGT GGCCTGCTGATCGAGAGTGTGGGGAGGAGAGCGCTACTCTGGGGGGGCTTTGGGGCCATGTCTGCCATCATGATATTAATCACCATCACTCTCAATCTAAAG GATTACAGCTTCTGGATTCCATACAGCACTGTTGGCTTGATATTCCTCTTTGTCATTTTTTATGGAGGAGGACCAG CTGGAGTGTTGCCGTCTCTCACACATGAGATCTTTATCCAATCGTGCCGGCCTGCAGCGTTTGTGTTTACTGGGATCCTGCGTTGGCTTGGCTTTTCCGTGCTGGGACTAGTTTTCCCTTTTCTTATC GAGCTGCTAAAATCAGTCAGCTTCGTGCTGTTTGCCTGCATGGGTCTGTTGGCGTCATTTTACATCTTCTTCTACCTGCCGGAGACCAAGGGGAAAACCCTCCTGGAGATCTCAGAGGAGTTTAAAAACATCACACTGTGTGAAAACCCCCTCTCAGTTGACAAGACCCTGGAGACAAGGTTATGA
- the slc2a9l1 gene encoding solute carrier family 2 member 9, like 1 isoform X1, with amino-acid sequence METLLWHLTRGNALVFIIILGIGGSFQNGFHVTVISSPSPGCRLSVSTTMSVCLQYIWSFINSSWIGRYEETPPPQTVKLLWSAIVSLYAVGGLLGSMSVRCIAGRFGRKRAMIWNNVVNIVAAVIMFTSRGANSFEMILIARFLFGFNAGLGVNIHAIYLGESSPKKIRGMVTLTSATFLSIGKLSGQFVGLREILGREDSWNILLCVSTCFSVVQLLTLPFFPEAPRYLLIEKGNAEACKKALQSLWGRGEYKLEMTEMVVEQAAIKGETSKTLLELLRDRSVRWQLITMVVVYGCIQFSGITAISVFSFDIFKEAGIPLDKIRYVTLGVGVSEVLTSITCGLLIESVGRRALLWGGFGAMSAIMILITITLNLKDYSFWIPYSTVGLIFLFVIFYGGGPAGVLPSLTHEIFIQSCRPAAFVFTGILRWLGFSVLGLVFPFLIELLKSVSFVLFACMGLLASFYIFFYLPETKGKTLLEISEEFKNITLCENPLSVDKTLETRL; translated from the exons ATGGAGACTTTGTTGTGGCACCTG ACCCGTGGTAATGCTCTAGTCTTCATAATCATTTTGGGTATTGGCGGATCTTTTCAAAATGGGTTCCATGTTACTGTCATCAGTTCCCCTTCACCA GGTTGTAGACTGTCTGTTTCCACAACCATGTCGGTCTGCTTGCAGTACATCTGGAGCTTCATCAATAGCAGTTGGATTGGGCGATATGAAGAAACCCCACCGCCACAGACAGTCAAACTCCTCTGGTCAGCTATAGTGTCTCTGTACGCTGTGGGGGGTCTCCTGGGCTCGATGAGTGTCAGGTGCATTGCTGGGAGGTTTGGCAG GAAGAGAGCCATGATATGGAACAATGTTGTCAACATTGTTGCTGCAGTGATCATGTTCACCAGTAGGGGGGCAAACTCCTTTGAGATGATCCTGATTGCTCGGTTTCTGTTTGGATTCAATGCAG GTTTAGGAGTGAATATCCATGCAATATACCTGGGTGAGAGTTCACCCAAAAAGATAAGGGGCATGGTAACACTAACATCTGCTACCTTCCTCTCCATTGGTAAACTGTCAGGACAATTTGTTGGACTAAG GGAGATTCTTGGTCGTGAGGATAGCTGGAACATCCTACTGTGTGTTTCAACATGTTTCTCAGTGGTACAGCTGCTAACACTGCCCTTCTTCCCTGAGGCCCCAAGATACTTATTGATAGAAAAGGGCAATGCAGAGGCATGCAAAAAAG ctctgCAGAGTCTGTGGGGCAGGGGTGAGTACAAGCTGGAGATGACGGAGATGGTGGTGGAGCAGGCTGCCATAAAAGGCGAGACCTCGAAGACTCTCCTGGAGCTGCTGAGAGACAGGAGCGTACGATGGCAGCTCATCACCATGGTGGTGGTGTACGGCTGCATCCAGTTCTCTGGCATCACCGCA ATCAGTGTGTTCTCCTTTGACATCTTCAAGGAGGCAGGCATCCCCCTGGATAAGATCCGCTATGTGactctgggtgttggagtgtctGAGGTCCTCACCTCCATCACCTGT GGCCTGCTGATCGAGAGTGTGGGGAGGAGAGCGCTACTCTGGGGGGGCTTTGGGGCCATGTCTGCCATCATGATATTAATCACCATCACTCTCAATCTAAAG GATTACAGCTTCTGGATTCCATACAGCACTGTTGGCTTGATATTCCTCTTTGTCATTTTTTATGGAGGAGGACCAG CTGGAGTGTTGCCGTCTCTCACACATGAGATCTTTATCCAATCGTGCCGGCCTGCAGCGTTTGTGTTTACTGGGATCCTGCGTTGGCTTGGCTTTTCCGTGCTGGGACTAGTTTTCCCTTTTCTTATC GAGCTGCTAAAATCAGTCAGCTTCGTGCTGTTTGCCTGCATGGGTCTGTTGGCGTCATTTTACATCTTCTTCTACCTGCCGGAGACCAAGGGGAAAACCCTCCTGGAGATCTCAGAGGAGTTTAAAAACATCACACTGTGTGAAAACCCCCTCTCAGTTGACAAGACCCTGGAGACAAGGTTATGA
- the LOC109897030 gene encoding 26S proteasome non-ATPase regulatory subunit 6, giving the protein MPLENLEEEGLPKNPDLRIAQLKFLLTMDGHRQDAKVKTELMDSIKENDMAPYYESLCKDLKWQLDTDLMSKMKKANEDELKRLDDVLEDAEKNLGESEIRDAMMARAEYLIRIGNKEEALTAFRKTFDKTVALGHRLDIVFYLLRIGLFYMDSDLITRNTEKAKSLIEEGGDWDRRNRLKVYQGLYCVAIRDFKQAAELFLDTVSTFTSYELMDYKTFVTYTVYVCMIAQKRPDLREKVIKGAEILEVLHSLPAVRQYLFSLYECRYSVFFQSLATVEQDMKKDWLFAPHYRYYVREMRIHAYSQLLESYRSLTLGYMAEAFGVSTEFIDQELSRFIAAGRLHCKIDKVNEIVETNRPDSKNWQYQETIKKGDLLLNRVQKLSRVINM; this is encoded by the exons ATGCCGTTGGAAAATCTGGAAGAAGAGGGTCTGCCTAAAAACCCTGATCTTAGGATAGCACAGCTGAAATTTTTGCTCACAATGGATGGTCACCGACAAGATGCTAAAGTGAAAACCGAGCTCATGGACTCAATCAAAGAAAACG ATATGGCACCTTACTACGAGAGCCTGTGTAAAGACCTGAAGTGGCAGCTTGACACAGACCTAATGAGTAAGATGAAGAAGGCCAACGAGGACGAGCTGAAACGTCTGGATGATGTCCTGGAAGATGCTGAGAAGAACCTCGGGGAGAGTGAAATTCGAGATGCAATGATGGCTAGAGCTGAATATCTAATCAGAATTGGGAATAAG GAGGAAGCGTTGACTGCCTTCAGGAAGACCTTTGATAAGACTGTGGCCCTGGGACATCGGCTAGACATTGTGTTCTACCTGCTAAGGATTGGACTGTTCTACATGGACAGTGACCTCATCACGCGCAACACTGAGAAAGCCAAAAG CCTTATTGAGGAGGGGGGTGACTGGGACAGGAGGAACCGTCTGAAGGTGTATCAGGGCCTGTACTGTGTGGCCATCCGCGACTTTAAACAGGCTGCTGAGCTCTTCCTGGACACGGTGTCCACCTTCACCTCCTACGAGCTCATGGACTACAAGacttttgtcacatacaccgtcTACGTCTGCATGATTGCCCAGAAGAGGCCTGACCTCAGAGAAAAG GTGATAAAGGGAGCAGAGATTCTGGAGGTGCTGCACAGTCTCCCTGCTGTCCGCCAGTACCTCTTCTCACTATACGAGTGTCGCTACTCTGTTTTCTTCCAGTCACTGG CCACAGTGGAGCAGGATATGAAGAAGGACTGGCTGTTTGCCCCTCATTACCGTTACTATGTGAGAGAGATGCGTATCCATGCCTACAGCCAGCTCCTGGAGTCCTACCGCTCACTCACCCTGGGTTACATGGCTGAGGCCTTTGGAGTCAGCACAGAGTTCATTGACCA GGAACTCTCACGATTCATAGCTGCTGGTCGCCTCCATTGCAAAATCGACAAAGTAAACGAGATAGTGGAAACAAACAG ACCCGATAGTAAGAACTGGCAGTACCAGGAGACCATCAAGAAAGGGGACTTGTTGCTCAACCGTGTCCAGAAGTTGTCTCGAGTTATCAACATGTAA